In Rhodopirellula sp. P2, the DNA window GGCGTCCGATTTCCAAGACGAAAAGCTCGAACCTCATCTGCAGTTCCTTGTCAACGTCGTCGACGACACCGGCAACGTGATTGAGAAAACACGCGGAGTGGACGCAGTCAAAGCCAAGCTTGGCTCGCGGGTGATCGACGATGCAGAAGTCGCGGCCGCGGCCGGTGGCCCAGAAGCGGATTGGTCACGCGAGAAAATGACAACCTTTGAACTGGACGCGTTGCCTCGCGAGGTCGTTCGCAAACGCGGCGGCGTTCAGGTTGCCCAGTATCCCGGTCTGGTCGATCAAGGCGACTCGGTCTCGACCAAGTTGTTCTCCGACGAATCAACCGCGGAAGATGCAACCCGTCTGGGCATGATGCGGCTTTTCGCGATTGCTTGCCGGAAAGACCTGCGTGCCCAGGTCCGCCACTTGCCCGCTCTCGCGGAAGCCAAGATCAAACTGGCGCCAATCATCTCCTCCACGGTGATTGAGCCCGCCCTGGCCGACCTGATCGTTCGCGTCGCCTTGGTCGAAAGCCAACCTGGTCGCAAGCTGCCGGTGGTTCGAAAGCGAGCTGAGTTTGACGAACGCATCCAAATGGCGCCGCAGCGAATCGGTGAAGCCACGCAAGACATCGCCGTCTGGCTTGGCAAATTGACCGACGCGTATCACGCCATGCGTTGCCAATGGGAGGAGTCCAGTTCCTCCAAAATGAACGAGGTTCGCACCGACGTGATGCAGCAAATCGAATGGCTGGTGGCGGACCAGTTTGTCCAGTGGACACCATGGCAACACCTTCAACACCTGCCTCGCTATCTCAATGGCGTTGCCTACCGACTCGACAAGGCCGGTAGTGCAGCTTCGCGAGACGCGGACAGCCGGCAATTGATCGCTCGCTTGTGGCAACGATGGATGAATGGTTTGCCGGAAGATCGCCGCGATCCCAAGTCGCAATGCACCAGCGAATTTCGGTGGCTGATCGAAGAACTCCGCGTCAGCCAATTCGCTCAGCCCCTCGGCACCGCCGTGAAGGTGTCCGAAAAACGCTGCGAAAAGCTGTTGGGCTGAGCTCATGAACACCAGCGATCCCAGCGAAGCACAAACCTCCGACGATCCAGCGCCGCTCTGGAAACGCATCCTTCGTGTGGCACTGCCAGTTGTGTTGCTGGTCGGATGCTGGTTCGCATTTCAAACCAGTGGCAATGACCTGCGAGAGATGCATCAACGCCTTGGCTGGATCGCACCCGTCGTCACCGTGCCCCTGCACGCCGTGGTCGCGGCTGCACCGGTTCCCTCCGATGTGATCGTGATCGCCAACGGAGGTTTGTACTCCTACCCCTTTGCCGTCTTCCTTGGTTGGCTGGGATGGTTCCTCGGTTCGCTCTTGGAGTTCTTCACCATTCGTTTGTTGACCGGTGTGGAATCCGCCGAAGACTCGCGAAAGAAGATGCCGACATGGTTGTCCCGTTGGCCCGCTGGAAGCCCCTGGTTCCTCGTTCTCGGTCGTCAAATCCCTGGCGTGGGTGCTCACCTGACCGCCGGGGTCGCGGCAGCTGGCGGGGTCTCCGCAAAACGTTATTTGGTTTGGACCGCCATCGCCATCGTCCCCGGCGCACTGCTGCTCTCCGCGATCGGTGCTCATCTGCTTGGCAGTGCTTAGCGACACGGCACAAGCGAAGCAGGTACGCAGGAATGTCTGGGTTTGTGGAGCGAATTGCTTTGAACAAGTTCTGTTGCACGAATTTTCTGCTGCAGGACTTCGCCCCAACGGGGCAGCCCTACGACAGCCCAGGGCAACGCCCTGGGTAGCAGCGACGAGACCAAGATTACAAAGCCCCAAATCGGCGGTCCTAGCTTCCGCAGGCCAACGTTCGCGCCGGTTCAACGTGGGAACCGTGGCTAACGCCAAGGCGGCTCACAAATCCGTCGTGACCTGTGTATTTGGTTAGCCGGTCCTAACCGATCACCGCCGCACCTGATCGACTTTCTGCCATCCATGAAACGTTTTCGAGCACCGTAGCGACGCCCCATCGGCCAATCGCTCGCGGCTGATACCGCATCGGTGCGTAGATCCACCCATCTTTGCAACCTCCCTCCTGCTTTGTTGCCAGTTTTGGCTTTCCGGAACACCGCTTGCGTCAGTTGCTCTCCCAACGAAGACACAAACGGGGCATTCCCATCGGACGTGTCGACTGCTGCG includes these proteins:
- a CDS encoding TVP38/TMEM64 family protein; this translates as MNTSDPSEAQTSDDPAPLWKRILRVALPVVLLVGCWFAFQTSGNDLREMHQRLGWIAPVVTVPLHAVVAAAPVPSDVIVIANGGLYSYPFAVFLGWLGWFLGSLLEFFTIRLLTGVESAEDSRKKMPTWLSRWPAGSPWFLVLGRQIPGVGAHLTAGVAAAGGVSAKRYLVWTAIAIVPGALLLSAIGAHLLGSA